In the Candidatus Binatia bacterium genome, GGAAACGGTCGTGAAACTCCGGCATGCCATCGAGAGACAGCTCGATGCCAAGCAACCGCAGCCCCGGCTCCTGCAAGACCTCGCGTAGCTGCGGGATTGTGCGATCCCGGAAGTAACCGTTGGTTGGGACGTAGATCTCTTCGACCCCGTTATGTCGAATGAATTGACGGCAGATGGCGCCGAACTCCTTGCGCAAGAACGGCTCGCCACCCGACAGGTTCAGGTTCTCGATCTTGCCGAGCTGGCGCGAGAGGTCGACGATCTCCGCGAAGCCGAGGTCGTCCGGACGATTGAGGTTCTGCCAGTAGAAGCAGTGCTCGCACTTCATGTTGCAGATCGAGTTGATGAACAGGATCAGGAAGGGCGGGCTCGGCACGTCCGGTATGGCGAGGTTCTGCCACTGCAGTCGGACGTGTTTCCTGATGCGCTCGACGGGCGGCTGCATAACCGGCGTCACTCCTCCGGGCTTGAGAGCGTCATGCTAGCCGGCTGTGGCGGGGATGGGAAGCTGGATGTGGGGGGCTGGAGGTTGGAGCAGGTCTACCCGCAGCCGATACCTGCCGCCGCCCGGAGTGCTCGGGCCCAGCGCCTTGCTGTCAGGTATCCGTCCAGCCGGCCCCTTACCAGACCTTCGAGCGTTACGAGGGTACGGACGTAGTACATGTCCACCCTTGGCAGCTCATGGACGGGCTCGTTGCCGGCGCGGCGCAGGACCGTGGTGCACGCGGAGCGGAACGTGCGGCGGGCCGCCGCCACCGCCACCGCGGAGCGAAATCCGAACGGGTACGCGAAGCTGTCCACATGTGCGCCGACGGCGGCCTCCAGATCGGCTTTACAGCCGGCGACCTCGGCCTCCAGATCGTCGCCGGCGAGTCGTCGCAGATCGGCGTGCGTGCGCGTGTGAGCGCCGACTTCCATGCCGGCGGCGATCAGCTCGCGGGCTTGTGCGACCGACATGATCGGTGCGCTCGGCAGGCGCGGTGGCGGTGGCGCCCAGTCGTTGGCGCCGCCGAGGTGGTGGCTGACGAGAAACACCGTGGCCGTGAAGCCATGACGGGCAAGGACCGGCAAGGCGTGGGCCATCACGTTGGCGTAACCGTCGTCGAAGGTGATCGCTGCAGCCCCGGGCGGCCAGGCGCCATGCCGCTCGCGGTGTTCGACGGCGGCGCGCAAGGTCATGCCCCGTATGCCCGCTTCCGCCAGCCACCGCATTTGCGCCGCGAACGTGTCCGGTGCGACCGACACCACCGAGCCGCTCGTGTCGAGCGAGTGGTACATCAGGATGGGAAGGCGCGCGGCCGTCGCGATGGCGCTCATGCTCGTTTCGCCGGCAGCTCTTCCGGTGCGGGCCGGAGATAGCCGAGGAACTCGCCTGCCGCCCAGCCCGTCAGCAGGCAGCAGGCAAGCGGAATGACCCGAGCCATCAGGGTGGCGCCGTGCCCCTGCCGGCGCATGTGGCGTGCGGCGCGGGCCGCGAGCAGAACCGGCAGCACGACGCTGCCGGCCGCGTAAACGGCGCGACGCCGGGCCGGCGACGCCGCGGCTCTGGTTTCCGCGAAGACGCGGCCCCACTCGATGCGCTCGCGGTACGCCGCCGCGAGCGAGCACGGAGGGCGGTGCTGGAAGACCACCGGGCGGGGATCGAGGAAGAGGCGCTCGCCGCCGGCTCGCAGAGCCCAGTGCACCGTGGTTTCGTGGTACGCCCGTTCCCATAGCGCCCTGGTAGCCTCCAGGGCGCGGCGCTTATAGGAGACGTTCACGTCGGAAACGTAGGCCGCCGGACCCGGCGCAAAGGGCCGCCCGTAGCGGCCGAAATCGCAGTAATATAGCGCCCAGTTGAGCGGCCGGTCTTCGCCGTTTTCGATGGCGCCGCCGATGGCGGCGTAGGGCTGCGCGTGCGCGGCGAGGATCTGCGCACACCAGTCGCGGGCCGGCACGGCATGGTCTTCCGTCATGGCGACGATTTCGCCCCTTGCCGCACCGAGGCCGACGGCGCGCCGGCGATCGTACAGTCGGTGCGCGTGGGCCGCGAGGCGCGAGTCGGCGGCGAGGCCGAGATCGGTGACCGCAACGAAACTCACGCCGGGGAAGATCGCGCCGAGAGCGGCCACGTCGCTGCAGAACCGGTCGTAAGGCACGATGACCTCCGCCGCCGTGGCGTCGATTTGACCGACGAGCGCGCTCAGGCAGCGCTTCAGGCAGGCGACGCCGCCGACCACGGCGACGACGATAGACAGAGTCGGGGCGGGCTCCTTCACGCGAAATACACCCGGCGTCCGGCGATCCGCTGGTCGTCACCACGGCCGTCGGGGGCCACCGCTGGCCGACCTGCGCGCCGGTTGGCGAGCAGCGCGCGCACGACGCCGACGTAGTGATCGAGAAACGCGTCTTCGGCGAACTCCGCTTCGTAGGCGATCCGACCCTCACGGCCGAGCCGTTGGCGCAGTGCCGGGTCGCTGCGTAGCTGGTCGAGGGCGTCGCGAAGTTCGTCCGCGGTGCGGTAGAGCAATCCGCCGCCGTGGGCACGCACCAGCTCTTCGAGCGAACTCTGCGCGAAGACGACGACCGGGGTGCCCGCCGAGTAGGACTCGGCGACGATCAAACCGAAGGTTTCGTAACACAGGGAGGGTACGAGCGTCGCGAGCGCGTTGCGGTACAGGGTCTGCAGGCGGGCGTGGTCGACGCGGCCGAGAAAGACGATGTTACTTGCTCCGGCGGCGAGCCGGCGCAATGCGGGCTCGTAACCGCCATTGCCGGCAACGACGAGATCCACCGCGGGCATTTCCCGCAGGACGGGAATCAGTGCCTGCACGCCCTTGATCTTCTCGAGCCGGCCGGTGAACAGGAAATAGGGCCGCCCGCCGTTCGGGGCCGGCGGCGTGTCGTCGGCGTCGCCGGGTTCGGGGTGAAACAGGGGGAGCTGGATCATGGCGCCGCGCAACCCGCGCGCCTGATGCATGCGGATCGTGAATACACTCGGGCCCACGAAGGCATCGATCTGTCGGGTCGCGCGATCCATCAAGCCTGTGTACCGCCACGCCTGCGGCGGCCGCCGCCCGGCGAGCTGACAGCGGAAGCACTCCGGCGTGACGCACACCTCACGGTCGAACTTCCAGAGTACGTGCATCGGACAGACGAGCCAGTGCTCGATCAGTGTGCAAAGCTTCAGACCGCGGCCGTAATTGAAGACGTGGGGACCGCCCAGCAGTGACACGTTGTTGTAGTGAACGACGTCGTAATCCGCGCTGTCCAGCAGCCGTCTGAGAGCACGCGCCTGGAAAGCGGGTCGGCCGGACTGCTGCACCGCAAGCAGGCCGAGTGCGCCGAGCGGTGTCCACACCGGCCGTACGGTGACGCTCGGGTGATCGCGATAGCGATCGGTAACCCGCCGGCCGGCGAGCATCTCGTATGCCGACGGACTGTGGAGCACGGTAACCGAGTGCCCGCGCCGCGCGAGTCCGTTCGCGAGCCGGTGCGCGTAAATGCCGTCCCCGCCGAAGTTGTAGGGCGGGTAGAAGGTGGAGACCAGGCAGATGCGGAGTGGGGAGTCGGGCATTGGAGGGAGCGAGGAGCGAGAAGCGGGGAGCGAGAAGAGAGAAGCGAGAAGCGGGGAGCGAGGAGCGAGAAGCGGGGAGCGAGAAGCGAGGAGTGAATGGTGAGTGATGGGTGGCGGAGGTCAGTTGACGGCGATCTTCTTCCTTTCGCGCAGCCAGACTACCAGATTGTAGACCTCGCCGACGATCCAGCCGGCGATGCCGCCGGCGACGGCGCCCCAGAAGAGGCCGATGAACGCGCCGCCCCAGGTGACCGAGTAGCCGTAAAAGTACCAGGACAGCAGGCCGAGATGTTCGCCGATACGCGCTCCCCCCTTGATCACCAGCCACAGCGTCGCGACGAACAGGCCGCCGCCGCCGAGAACCGCGCAGACCATGGCCATGACCCCGGCGTGAATCCGCGCCACGGCACGGCTCACTTCCAGGCGCCGGTCGATTTCCGTGGTCATGCAGCTCCCTCCTCCTCGAGCGGAATGGCCCCGCTACACTTTGTCCAGCAAGTCGCGGCCCGCTTCCGCCTCGGCACGCCGCTTCAACAGGTAAGCGTAGGCGGACACTCCCCAGTTCCGCAGGTTTGCCACCACGAACCCCAACCCAAAGCCTCCGATCCAGGCCTGCGCGAAACCCCAGAACGCCCCGGGCCACGATACGCCGTAGCCGTACAGATAGTAGCCGAGCAGGTTCAGCGTCTTGCCGACCATGGCACCGCCCTGAACCAGCAGACCGGCGGTTGCCAGGAACAGGGCGAGACCCGCGCCGGTGCCGATCGCCGCACCGAGCGCGAGCGGATCGAGGCGAGCGAATGCCGCCTCGACCAGTTCGGCCGGCGTAAGGGGCGCCGGTTCGGTCGGCGCCGGTGCCACCGGCTTCGGAATCGCGCGGTCCGCCGCGGGAACTTCCTGCACCGCGCCCTCCTCGTGGTACTCG is a window encoding:
- a CDS encoding glycosyltransferase family 4 protein gives rise to the protein MPDSPLRICLVSTFYPPYNFGGDGIYAHRLANGLARRGHSVTVLHSPSAYEMLAGRRVTDRYRDHPSVTVRPVWTPLGALGLLAVQQSGRPAFQARALRRLLDSADYDVVHYNNVSLLGGPHVFNYGRGLKLCTLIEHWLVCPMHVLWKFDREVCVTPECFRCQLAGRRPPQAWRYTGLMDRATRQIDAFVGPSVFTIRMHQARGLRGAMIQLPLFHPEPGDADDTPPAPNGGRPYFLFTGRLEKIKGVQALIPVLREMPAVDLVVAGNGGYEPALRRLAAGASNIVFLGRVDHARLQTLYRNALATLVPSLCYETFGLIVAESYSAGTPVVVFAQSSLEELVRAHGGGLLYRTADELRDALDQLRSDPALRQRLGREGRIAYEAEFAEDAFLDHYVGVVRALLANRRAGRPAVAPDGRGDDQRIAGRRVYFA
- a CDS encoding polysaccharide deacetylase family protein, which translates into the protein MSAIATAARLPILMYHSLDTSGSVVSVAPDTFAAQMRWLAEAGIRGMTLRAAVEHRERHGAWPPGAAAITFDDGYANVMAHALPVLARHGFTATVFLVSHHLGGANDWAPPPPRLPSAPIMSVAQARELIAAGMEVGAHTRTHADLRRLAGDDLEAEVAGCKADLEAAVGAHVDSFAYPFGFRSAVAVAAARRTFRSACTTVLRRAGNEPVHELPRVDMYYVRTLVTLEGLVRGRLDGYLTARRWARALRAAAGIGCG